The following are from one region of the Lentisphaera araneosa HTCC2155 genome:
- a CDS encoding arylsulfatase, producing the protein MKLNFTKHFHIRNMLGLFINTFAVISFSNSVMAEKIQPNIIYINTDDWGIGKVPAYQMDEVSQKIIKTPNIDRLRKGGMKFTRAYAGNAVCGPSRCSLMSGKHPGNAAWRANSKEPPVELWPPKHPMLGSVARDAGYATAGFGKLSAGGTEKPETITGYGFDYWLGFLSHFDCRDYYPHHIYENGQQIELPKNRPDLLEGTIIPSNKNTSGGVVPPGVGTFTENLYVDKAIEFIKKNSEIKKPFFIYLASTVPHGGMPGGMRVPDMAGYDQYEELTLREKVYCALMTHHDRNVGRIIDAVEDLGIQNNTIIMWTSDNGDEDSYYLRTDTFKGNGDLRMYKRYLYEGGIRVPLIAWWPGTIESNSTCDLPTTQYDLMPTLADAGGKALTEEMDGISIMPTLRGKSEQQTKREYLYWEFYERGKQQAVHMGKWKSYRKNGLKGKTELYDLSTDISEAKNIAKDYPEIVARMEKIMEKEHTVHPRWRLPGIDPELEGDQKKRKRGKNK; encoded by the coding sequence ATGAAATTAAATTTCACAAAACACTTCCACATTAGAAATATGCTAGGCCTTTTTATAAATACTTTTGCGGTGATCAGTTTTTCAAATTCAGTAATGGCGGAGAAGATTCAGCCTAATATAATTTACATCAATACTGATGACTGGGGGATTGGAAAAGTCCCAGCTTATCAAATGGATGAAGTTAGTCAGAAAATCATAAAAACCCCCAATATTGATCGACTGCGCAAAGGTGGAATGAAATTTACCCGAGCTTATGCAGGCAATGCGGTTTGCGGTCCCTCACGCTGTAGCCTCATGTCAGGAAAGCACCCTGGTAATGCCGCTTGGCGTGCCAATAGTAAAGAACCACCCGTTGAACTTTGGCCCCCAAAACATCCCATGTTGGGCAGTGTAGCCCGTGACGCGGGCTACGCAACAGCTGGCTTTGGCAAGCTCAGTGCCGGCGGTACAGAAAAACCTGAAACCATAACGGGTTATGGCTTTGATTACTGGCTTGGTTTTTTAAGTCATTTTGACTGCCGTGATTATTATCCCCACCACATTTATGAAAATGGTCAGCAAATCGAACTCCCTAAAAATAGGCCTGACTTACTGGAGGGGACAATCATCCCCTCAAATAAAAATACTTCTGGCGGTGTGGTTCCACCTGGTGTTGGAACTTTTACCGAAAATCTTTATGTTGATAAAGCTATTGAGTTTATTAAAAAGAATAGCGAAATCAAGAAACCTTTCTTTATTTATCTGGCTTCAACCGTGCCTCATGGAGGCATGCCCGGTGGTATGCGCGTACCGGACATGGCGGGCTATGATCAATATGAAGAACTTACTTTGCGTGAAAAGGTTTACTGCGCACTGATGACTCATCACGATCGTAATGTGGGTCGAATTATTGATGCTGTAGAAGACTTGGGAATTCAAAATAATACCATAATTATGTGGACTAGTGATAATGGTGATGAAGATAGCTACTATCTAAGAACGGATACTTTCAAGGGGAATGGCGATTTGCGAATGTATAAACGCTACCTCTATGAGGGAGGTATTCGCGTACCCTTGATAGCTTGGTGGCCAGGTACTATTGAATCGAACAGTACCTGTGATCTTCCCACGACTCAGTATGACCTTATGCCCACGCTTGCGGATGCGGGTGGTAAAGCTCTCACGGAGGAAATGGATGGTATTTCAATTATGCCCACTCTACGAGGTAAAAGCGAGCAACAAACTAAACGAGAGTACCTTTATTGGGAATTTTATGAACGTGGTAAACAGCAAGCCGTTCACATGGGGAAATGGAAATCCTACCGCAAGAATGGACTTAAAGGAAAGACTGAACTTTATGATTTAAGCACCGATATAAGCGAGGCAAAAAACATCGCCAAGGATTACCCGGAAATCGTTGCACGCATGGAAAAGATAATGGAAAAAGAGCATACCGTACACCCACGCTGGAGGCTTCCGGGTATTGATCCTGAGCTTGAGGGAGATCAAAAAAAGCGCAAACGAGGAAAAAATAAATAA
- a CDS encoding TRAP transporter small permease: protein MIAFIVKGKSFLVKILELMLIFSVGALVLDVVWGVFTRYVMGEQAKWTEELARFLLVWVSLLGGALAFGTKGHLGVDYFVGKLHCDARKLMTLISHFVVLLFSVSIFLYGGSYIVAESLKLEQMTPALGWKMGYVYLALPISGFFMLLFTLENIYETMVTPAEQLHEADGEELN, encoded by the coding sequence ATGATTGCCTTCATTGTCAAAGGAAAATCTTTCCTAGTTAAGATTCTAGAACTCATGCTCATTTTCTCGGTGGGCGCCTTAGTACTGGACGTGGTTTGGGGCGTTTTTACGCGCTATGTCATGGGCGAACAAGCCAAGTGGACCGAGGAACTGGCAAGGTTTTTATTGGTTTGGGTATCGCTCTTGGGCGGTGCTTTGGCCTTCGGTACCAAGGGACACCTTGGTGTCGATTATTTTGTGGGCAAACTTCATTGCGATGCCCGCAAATTAATGACCCTCATTTCCCATTTTGTCGTACTTCTTTTTTCTGTCTCCATCTTCCTTTACGGTGGATCTTACATTGTCGCTGAATCCTTAAAACTCGAGCAAATGACCCCTGCACTCGGCTGGAAAATGGGCTACGTTTATTTGGCCTTGCCGATCTCGGGTTTCTTCATGCTTTTATTCACCCTGGAAAATATCTACGAGACCATGGTCACGCCTGCAGAGCAGCTGCATGAAGCTGACGGTGAGGAGCTCAACTAA
- a CDS encoding TRAP transporter large permease produces the protein MEMTAFILVTVFALLLIMNVPIAVSIALASFAAILVEGSDPSIVLAGKMVSGVNSFALLAIPFFVFSGHLMGKGGMARRLIDFAGTLVGFLPGGLAYVNTLTCMLFGSISGSASAAVSSVGGFMIPEMNRKGYNREFNVAVTTTAATTGLMIPPSNIMIVYSVAAGSVSIAAMFMAGILPGVLTGLFIMLVCGYFALKKKYKAEPRSSIKEILVAFKQAFLSLFLIVIVIGGILKGIFTATEAAAFAVVYAFILSVVIYREIKLRQMPQIMLETGVTTAIVMLLIGASTGMSWIMTMANIPQTVSAALIALSDNPIVILLTINLLLLIVGTFMDMTPAVLIFTPIFLPVVTALGMHEVQFGIMLIVNLCIGLCTPPVGTCLFIGCGVGKTSIAKVSPIMIPFFIAMIAALLCVTYIESITLWLPRLLNLVD, from the coding sequence ATGGAAATGACCGCTTTTATTTTAGTGACGGTTTTTGCACTGCTCTTAATTATGAATGTGCCCATTGCCGTTTCCATTGCTCTCGCAAGTTTTGCCGCCATCCTAGTTGAGGGCTCCGACCCCTCTATCGTTTTGGCTGGAAAAATGGTTAGTGGTGTAAATTCCTTTGCCTTGCTCGCCATCCCCTTCTTTGTCTTCTCGGGTCACCTCATGGGCAAGGGAGGCATGGCTCGGCGACTCATTGATTTTGCGGGCACGCTCGTGGGCTTCCTCCCCGGTGGCTTGGCTTATGTGAACACGCTCACCTGCATGCTCTTTGGCTCCATCTCAGGATCAGCTTCCGCCGCAGTGTCATCGGTGGGGGGCTTCATGATTCCCGAGATGAATCGCAAAGGCTACAATCGCGAATTCAACGTAGCGGTGACCACCACCGCGGCCACCACCGGTCTGATGATCCCCCCCAGTAATATCATGATCGTCTACTCCGTTGCGGCGGGTTCGGTTTCCATTGCCGCCATGTTTATGGCGGGAATACTGCCAGGCGTTTTAACTGGCCTCTTTATTATGCTGGTCTGTGGCTACTTCGCTCTAAAAAAGAAATACAAAGCCGAGCCGCGCTCATCTATCAAGGAAATCCTCGTGGCTTTTAAGCAGGCCTTTTTGAGTTTGTTTTTAATCGTCATTGTCATTGGCGGTATTCTCAAAGGCATCTTCACTGCAACTGAAGCCGCCGCTTTTGCCGTGGTTTATGCCTTTATTTTATCAGTTGTCATTTACCGCGAGATCAAGCTCAGGCAGATGCCGCAAATCATGCTGGAAACCGGCGTAACTACGGCGATTGTCATGCTGCTCATTGGTGCCAGCACGGGCATGAGCTGGATCATGACCATGGCCAATATCCCCCAAACAGTTAGCGCGGCGCTCATTGCTCTATCCGATAATCCCATTGTCATCTTACTGACCATAAATTTACTGCTGCTGATTGTGGGCACTTTCATGGATATGACTCCCGCGGTATTGATCTTCACCCCGATCTTTCTTCCCGTGGTTACAGCTCTAGGCATGCACGAAGTTCAGTTCGGCATCATGCTCATCGTCAATTTGTGTATCGGACTTTGTACTCCGCCCGTCGGGACCTGCCTTTTTATTGGTTGCGGAGTTGGCAAAACCTCAATAGCCAAAGTCTCGCCCATTATGATCCCCTTCTTTATTGCGATGATCGCAGCTTTGCTCTGCGTCACCTACATCGAGTCCATCACCCTGTGGCTCCCACGCTTACTCAACTTAGTTGATTAG
- a CDS encoding dienelactone hydrolase family protein, which produces MRFLLIFFLICTKASADFQIGQLPQDVHQKTKCLNKQFLISKPKNSKPQPVFIFLHGIGKRGSEINKLKSMGKLILKNTAKYDMLTILPQCSINKQGKGWWDSQDLNLLLDYLKKTYKVDDKRIYLCGFSMGGFGTWDWAMASPKTFAAIAPIAGGSRKQKVAQLKELNIWTFHGKKDQTVKYEKTKLLVDALLKLKSTRVKFTSYESEGHGIVMQTLKNPELYKWFTVQSK; this is translated from the coding sequence ATGCGTTTTCTCTTAATATTTTTTCTCATTTGTACAAAGGCTTCAGCTGATTTTCAAATTGGTCAATTACCTCAGGACGTGCACCAAAAAACGAAATGCTTAAATAAGCAGTTTTTAATTTCTAAGCCAAAAAATTCCAAACCGCAACCCGTTTTTATTTTTCTCCATGGTATCGGTAAAAGAGGCAGTGAGATAAATAAGTTAAAGAGTATGGGGAAGTTGATTTTAAAAAACACTGCTAAGTATGATATGCTCACGATTCTTCCTCAGTGTTCAATTAACAAACAAGGTAAAGGCTGGTGGGACAGTCAGGACCTCAACTTGCTTTTAGATTATTTAAAGAAAACTTATAAAGTTGATGACAAGAGAATTTACCTTTGCGGTTTCAGCATGGGTGGCTTTGGTACCTGGGACTGGGCCATGGCCAGTCCGAAAACCTTTGCGGCTATTGCACCAATAGCAGGCGGTAGTAGAAAGCAAAAAGTGGCTCAATTGAAAGAGCTTAATATATGGACTTTTCATGGTAAGAAAGATCAAACGGTGAAGTATGAAAAAACTAAGCTCTTGGTGGATGCCTTATTGAAGCTGAAATCAACAAGAGTCAAGTTCACCAGCTATGAATCTGAGGGGCATGGCATTGTTATGCAGACGCTCAAAAACCCAGAACTCTACAAATGGTTTACAGTGCAAAGTAAATAA
- a CDS encoding type II secretion system protein — protein MFRFSLIELLVVIAIIAILASLLLPILKNARRIARNAVCVNNISQIVRGTLISTEDNDGDFWERGKNIKPTHIGRDGNGGQHEFNLFNTYVNRELYSCPLAPEPMDFEFVEGLDPLKTEAQYHLLWGQDSDPAYESRSFSNVNEGSFTHVVDGTTSKEFRVLVMDYISEKQGGYYQASHENGQPNDFNDGGQYIRRRGGRGGRDPLWRTNFGFIDGAVLTYKNLYWQDPRFDWVNVTSSVDGYKAPMPAN, from the coding sequence GTGTTCCGCTTCAGCCTAATTGAGTTACTTGTTGTAATTGCGATAATTGCGATTCTCGCAAGTTTACTTCTGCCGATCTTAAAAAATGCTCGCCGTATAGCACGAAATGCAGTATGTGTTAATAATATTTCTCAAATAGTCCGTGGTACGCTCATTTCTACAGAAGACAATGATGGTGATTTTTGGGAACGGGGTAAAAATATTAAGCCAACACATATCGGTAGAGACGGTAATGGTGGTCAACATGAGTTTAATCTTTTTAATACATATGTTAACAGAGAGCTGTATTCTTGTCCTTTAGCGCCGGAACCCATGGATTTTGAATTTGTAGAGGGTTTAGACCCCTTAAAAACTGAGGCTCAATATCACCTACTATGGGGGCAGGACAGTGATCCAGCTTATGAATCACGATCCTTTTCAAATGTCAATGAGGGATCTTTTACTCACGTAGTGGACGGCACGACATCTAAAGAATTTAGAGTTTTGGTTATGGACTATATTTCAGAAAAACAAGGTGGCTATTATCAGGCCTCTCATGAAAACGGTCAGCCTAATGACTTTAATGATGGAGGACAATACATTCGTCGACGCGGGGGCCGTGGGGGACGAGATCCACTATGGCGAACTAATTTTGGATTTATAGATGGCGCAGTCCTGACCTATAAAAATCTCTATTGGCAGGATCCGCGTTTTGATTGGGTTAATGTGACCTCATCAGTTGATGGTTATAAAGCACCTATGCCTGCAAATTAA
- the uxaC gene encoding glucuronate isomerase: protein MNSFIHADFCLETEVAQNLYHNYAANQPIIDYHCHLSPQEIAEDKCWDNITQVWLYGDHYKWRAMRSNGVSERLCTGDASDREKFSAWAATVPATLRNPLYHWTHLELKKYFGYEKLLSPKTEDEVWNLSLERMSEESFSARGLMKSSGVELVCTTDDPIDSLEHHIAIKNDPTFDIQVLPTWRPDKGMAVENAGEFNQWLDALAQRSNIDITNFDSYMTALNKQHDFFHQVGCRLSDHGIETAYALDYTDQEIKMIFDEIRSGKELSELKILKFKSAMLYHFGVMDAAKGWTQQYHLGAIRNNNSRLFKSLGPDTGFDSIGDFDLARPLAKLLDRLDSNNQLAKTILYNLNPRDNEVLATMIGNFQDGSVAGKMQLGSGWWFLDQMEGMTRQIEALSQLGLLSRFVGMLTDSRSFLSYTRHDYFRRILCNILGNDVKRGLLPNDTDLLGSMVRDISYNNAENYFGFDL from the coding sequence ATGAATTCATTTATTCACGCTGACTTCTGCCTAGAGACAGAAGTCGCTCAAAATCTTTATCACAACTATGCGGCTAATCAGCCCATTATTGATTATCACTGCCACTTATCACCCCAGGAAATTGCCGAGGATAAATGCTGGGATAATATCACCCAGGTTTGGCTCTATGGCGATCACTACAAATGGCGTGCCATGCGCAGTAACGGCGTTTCGGAAAGACTCTGTACGGGCGACGCCTCAGATCGCGAAAAATTCAGTGCCTGGGCTGCCACCGTGCCTGCAACTCTGCGCAATCCGCTTTATCACTGGACGCATTTGGAGCTCAAGAAATACTTTGGCTATGAAAAACTGCTTTCACCCAAAACTGAAGATGAGGTATGGAACCTAAGTTTAGAACGCATGTCAGAAGAGAGCTTTTCGGCCCGTGGACTCATGAAAAGCAGCGGGGTTGAACTCGTCTGTACAACTGACGACCCCATTGATTCCCTAGAGCATCACATCGCCATTAAAAATGATCCGACTTTTGATATCCAAGTCCTTCCAACTTGGCGACCAGACAAGGGCATGGCCGTGGAAAATGCCGGCGAGTTTAATCAATGGCTCGATGCTTTAGCTCAGCGCTCCAATATCGACATCACCAACTTTGATTCCTACATGACCGCCCTCAATAAGCAGCACGACTTCTTCCATCAGGTGGGCTGCCGCCTTTCGGATCATGGCATAGAAACCGCTTATGCCCTGGATTATACTGACCAGGAAATCAAAATGATTTTCGATGAAATTCGCAGTGGCAAAGAACTCTCTGAACTCAAAATCTTAAAGTTTAAATCCGCCATGCTCTATCACTTTGGGGTCATGGATGCCGCAAAGGGCTGGACTCAGCAGTATCACCTTGGAGCTATTCGCAACAATAATTCACGTCTCTTCAAAAGCCTCGGGCCAGACACCGGCTTTGACTCCATCGGCGACTTTGATTTGGCTCGCCCTTTGGCTAAACTACTAGATCGCCTGGACTCCAATAATCAGCTCGCAAAAACAATTCTCTATAACCTCAACCCACGAGATAATGAAGTTCTAGCTACCATGATCGGCAACTTTCAGGACGGCAGCGTAGCAGGCAAAATGCAATTGGGATCCGGTTGGTGGTTCCTGGATCAAATGGAGGGCATGACGCGTCAAATCGAAGCCCTCTCTCAATTGGGGCTACTCTCGCGCTTTGTGGGCATGCTCACTGACTCGCGCTCCTTCCTGAGCTACACCCGTCACGACTACTTCCGTCGCATCCTCTGCAATATCCTTGGCAATGATGTCAAAAGAGGGCTGCTCCCAAACGATACCGATTTATTGGGTTCTATGGTGAGGGATATTAGTTACAATAATGCTGAAAACTATTTTGGTTTTGATCTGTAG
- a CDS encoding serine hydrolase domain-containing protein — MNYKFNNIETSRMISLTKFFPLLLAGVIFSPHLKNHASDQDNGLKEEVVDFNKKSSTEGELPQPSGELLSISHAPKSLGDGIPVGSLGIDGGKKELIVKLVDEMSQDPKKKFDSLLIAYKGKLISESYFRKGRIDHPHIVMSISKSLTAMALGRAMQLGYISMADLDKPVLDFLTKVDKTKVVDGAEQVTLAEVLNLHSGIKLDKNKMKKAGKKLKGQKMVEAMFSASQPIVKEKQQWQYGGIDPTITMTVVDTVAPSSAQEFISKEFFGKMGISNYKWPKDKNNLPRAAAGVEMTSRDMLKIGLMMMANGKWDGEQLIPEEYMKKAMSPIWPGKHNGAYGFFIWNKDVEIGGKRSGGKKVSCISCRGAAGQFILIYPEMDLVVVSSAKIKGGGPMLDLAPERILPAFNQ, encoded by the coding sequence ATGAATTATAAATTTAATAATATTGAGACTTCAAGAATGATAAGTTTGACTAAGTTTTTCCCACTTTTATTGGCCGGTGTTATCTTCTCGCCACATTTAAAAAACCATGCTTCAGACCAAGATAATGGTCTTAAAGAAGAAGTCGTTGATTTTAATAAAAAATCTAGCACGGAGGGGGAACTACCTCAACCTTCAGGAGAGCTGCTTAGTATTAGTCATGCACCTAAAAGTCTGGGCGATGGAATTCCTGTAGGAAGTCTTGGCATCGATGGTGGTAAGAAAGAATTGATTGTTAAGTTAGTTGATGAAATGTCTCAGGACCCGAAGAAGAAGTTTGATAGCCTACTTATTGCTTACAAGGGGAAACTGATTTCGGAGTCTTATTTCCGCAAAGGGCGTATTGATCATCCACATATTGTCATGTCTATATCAAAGTCTCTTACAGCAATGGCACTAGGTCGTGCCATGCAGCTAGGTTACATCTCTATGGCTGATCTGGATAAGCCAGTTTTGGATTTTCTGACTAAGGTCGATAAGACTAAGGTGGTCGACGGAGCGGAGCAGGTTACTCTAGCTGAAGTTTTGAATCTTCATTCAGGCATTAAGCTTGACAAAAATAAGATGAAGAAAGCAGGCAAGAAGTTGAAGGGACAGAAAATGGTAGAGGCCATGTTTAGTGCCAGTCAGCCAATTGTGAAAGAGAAACAGCAATGGCAATATGGCGGGATTGATCCAACGATTACGATGACTGTTGTAGATACCGTGGCACCTAGTAGTGCTCAAGAATTCATAAGTAAGGAGTTCTTTGGTAAGATGGGGATTAGTAACTATAAATGGCCCAAAGATAAAAATAACTTGCCGCGTGCTGCGGCAGGGGTTGAAATGACTTCGCGCGATATGCTTAAGATTGGTTTGATGATGATGGCTAATGGGAAATGGGATGGTGAACAACTCATTCCTGAGGAGTATATGAAAAAAGCGATGTCACCAATTTGGCCCGGCAAGCATAATGGAGCCTATGGTTTCTTCATTTGGAACAAAGATGTAGAAATTGGAGGTAAACGTTCTGGAGGGAAAAAAGTGAGCTGTATTTCCTGTCGTGGTGCAGCCGGTCAATTTATTTTAATTTATCCTGAGATGGATTTAGTCGTAGTTTCCAGTGCTAAAATTAAAGGTGGCGGCCCCATGCTTGACTTGGCACCTGAGAGAATTCTTCCTGCCTTTAATCAATAA
- a CDS encoding type II secretion system protein has protein sequence MKKQPLSLIEFMVVLAIIAILLSLLFPVLARARKTARNTSCVNNLSQITKGAIAYTMDNDNKFWKRGQDRKPTHIGRSGNGGKHEFNIFETYVTRELYSCPLAPEALDFDYVENENSEFTEAQYHLLWDQDSDPAYESRSFSKLTQNSFTNIVDTTTPKQFQVLAMDYISEKQGGTFESSHENGQPDDFGDGRQYFRRRGGRGGRNAIHRTNYAFVDGAVLIYKNIYWKDPRFHWVNVTTAVDGYKAPMPSMD, from the coding sequence ATGAAAAAACAACCTTTAAGTTTAATTGAATTTATGGTGGTACTTGCCATAATTGCTATATTGCTAAGCTTACTTTTTCCCGTTTTAGCTAGAGCGCGTAAAACTGCCCGTAATACATCTTGTGTGAATAATCTTTCACAGATTACTAAGGGGGCGATTGCCTATACAATGGACAATGATAACAAGTTTTGGAAGCGCGGCCAGGATCGTAAGCCAACTCACATAGGTAGAAGTGGTAACGGAGGTAAGCATGAATTTAATATTTTCGAAACTTATGTAACAAGAGAACTGTACTCCTGTCCTCTAGCACCGGAAGCTCTTGATTTTGATTATGTGGAGAATGAAAATTCAGAATTTACAGAGGCTCAGTACCATTTATTATGGGATCAGGACAGTGACCCAGCCTATGAATCAAGATCATTTTCAAAGCTGACTCAGAACTCTTTTACAAACATAGTTGATACTACTACACCCAAGCAATTTCAGGTTCTAGCTATGGATTACATTTCTGAAAAACAAGGCGGGACCTTTGAATCTTCTCACGAGAATGGCCAACCCGATGATTTTGGCGATGGTCGACAGTATTTTCGTCGACGTGGAGGTCGCGGTGGTCGCAATGCCATTCATAGAACCAACTATGCTTTTGTAGATGGTGCAGTTCTCATTTATAAAAATATTTACTGGAAAGATCCAAGGTTTCATTGGGTCAATGTCACTACGGCTGTGGATGGTTACAAAGCACCCATGCCATCAATGGATTAA
- a CDS encoding mannan endo-1,4-beta-mannosidase precursor yields the protein MKKILCLIFCYALLSVTGNELSPAAKPIDEKATKETVELFNSLRHQMGKGILFGHQNTTLYGVGWHSHKQGTKTKSDCFEATGQYPVVYGWDINSLWNPVIPKNKVKRNLDWMRELVLNAYERGGVNTFSWHLWNPISPEGGNFYDTTPAVHELLSGGKKHTWFKAELDKLADFFYRVKAIMAR from the coding sequence ATGAAAAAAATACTTTGTTTAATCTTTTGTTACGCGCTCTTGTCGGTTACAGGTAATGAGCTTTCACCGGCGGCAAAACCCATAGATGAGAAGGCAACGAAAGAGACCGTGGAACTTTTTAATTCTTTGCGTCATCAGATGGGAAAAGGAATTTTATTTGGTCATCAGAATACTACGCTTTACGGAGTGGGTTGGCACTCTCATAAGCAAGGCACAAAGACTAAATCTGATTGCTTTGAAGCTACTGGGCAGTATCCAGTTGTGTATGGTTGGGATATTAATAGCTTATGGAATCCAGTTATTCCTAAAAATAAAGTCAAAAGAAATCTGGACTGGATGAGAGAGCTGGTATTAAATGCTTATGAACGAGGAGGGGTTAATACTTTTAGTTGGCATTTATGGAATCCCATATCTCCTGAAGGTGGTAACTTCTATGATACAACTCCCGCAGTACATGAGCTCTTGTCAGGTGGTAAAAAGCATACTTGGTTTAAGGCAGAACTCGATAAGTTAGCCGATTTTTTTTATCGTGTAAAAGCAATAATGGCACGATAA
- a CDS encoding TRAP transporter substrate-binding protein yields the protein MKKNQSYFVVGLLLGALIASSAFAMFLRMQKQDALNDALAGKGNSAKITLKLGHSLDVNHPVHQAMKHMKKRLAELSGGSVDVDIYPSSVLGNETQCLEQLQNGSLAMTKTAAAAIENFIPEMQVFSLPYVFKSRDHYWNVLNGEVGQELLQKGESKYLRGLCYYDGGSRNFYTKEKAIQSPDDLKGVKIRVQNNATAIAMVKAMGGSPTPIAWGELYSALAQGTVDGAENNLPSFTTNKHYEICKHFSLDGHSRVPDILLMSSKVWEKLPPQVQKWVQQAADESREFQKDLWTQKTLEALEEAKKHGVTIYDVDVQAFAAKVAPMLEQVENPKVKDLLHRINEVD from the coding sequence ATGAAAAAAAATCAATCCTATTTTGTCGTGGGTTTATTATTGGGGGCGCTAATTGCCAGTAGCGCCTTTGCCATGTTCCTGCGCATGCAAAAACAAGATGCCCTAAATGACGCCTTAGCCGGTAAGGGTAATAGCGCAAAAATCACCCTTAAACTCGGTCATAGCCTGGATGTGAACCACCCCGTGCATCAAGCCATGAAACACATGAAAAAACGCCTGGCCGAATTATCCGGAGGTAGCGTGGATGTGGACATTTACCCCAGTAGTGTTCTGGGCAATGAAACCCAATGCCTGGAACAACTCCAAAACGGCTCCCTAGCCATGACTAAAACGGCAGCAGCAGCGATTGAAAACTTTATCCCCGAAATGCAGGTCTTTAGCTTACCTTATGTCTTTAAGAGCCGTGATCATTACTGGAATGTGCTCAATGGCGAAGTCGGCCAGGAGCTACTCCAAAAAGGTGAATCCAAATACTTGCGCGGGCTCTGTTATTACGATGGTGGCAGTCGCAATTTTTATACTAAAGAAAAAGCTATTCAGAGTCCCGATGATTTAAAGGGCGTCAAAATCCGCGTGCAAAATAATGCCACTGCCATTGCCATGGTCAAAGCCATGGGTGGCTCACCCACGCCCATCGCCTGGGGTGAGCTCTACTCGGCCTTAGCCCAGGGAACCGTGGATGGCGCCGAAAACAATTTACCCAGCTTTACTACTAACAAACACTACGAGATCTGTAAACACTTTTCTTTGGACGGCCACAGTCGCGTTCCCGACATCCTCTTAATGAGTAGCAAAGTTTGGGAAAAGCTTCCCCCGCAAGTACAAAAATGGGTTCAGCAAGCCGCCGATGAATCCCGTGAATTCCAGAAAGATCTTTGGACTCAAAAAACTTTAGAAGCCCTGGAAGAAGCTAAGAAACATGGTGTCACCATCTACGACGTCGATGTCCAGGCCTTTGCCGCCAAAGTAGCTCCCATGCTCGAACAAGTCGAAAACCCCAAAGTCAAAGACTTGCTCCACAGAATTAATGAGGTGGACTAA